One Nocardia farcinica genomic region harbors:
- a CDS encoding alpha/beta hydrolase gives MIATTAVFAGLMSGLGASSATADPIIDSKALLANPTAPDGSKITKAEIKDDRNLRLYVYSAAMDENVIIDVQRPADASVPRPTLYLLNGAGGGEDDASWVAKSDALKFLSDKNVNVIQPIGGKWSYYTDWIKDDPTLGRNKWKTFFTEELPPLVDGALGTNGINAIAGLSTSGTTVLALPIAKPGLYKAAAAYSGCAQTSDPVGSEFVKLTVETWGGGDTENMWGPQGSEEWVKNDPYVNAEGLRGLELYISTGNGIPGPYDTLNGPYALPGSYGLANQILIGGVIEAGTNYCTNNLKTRLDELGIPATYNFRPNGTHSWGYWNEEFPKSWPVLAKGLGL, from the coding sequence ATGATCGCGACTACTGCGGTGTTCGCGGGACTCATGTCCGGACTCGGCGCATCCTCGGCGACGGCTGACCCGATCATCGACTCCAAGGCGCTGCTGGCCAACCCCACCGCCCCGGACGGATCGAAGATCACCAAGGCGGAGATCAAGGACGACCGCAACCTGCGCCTGTACGTGTACTCGGCCGCGATGGACGAGAACGTCATCATCGACGTGCAGCGCCCCGCCGACGCGTCGGTGCCGCGGCCCACGCTCTATCTGCTCAACGGTGCGGGCGGCGGCGAGGACGACGCCTCCTGGGTCGCCAAGTCCGACGCGCTGAAGTTCCTCAGCGACAAGAACGTCAACGTCATCCAGCCCATCGGTGGCAAGTGGAGCTACTACACCGACTGGATCAAGGACGATCCGACGCTGGGTCGCAACAAGTGGAAGACCTTCTTCACCGAGGAGCTGCCGCCGCTGGTCGACGGCGCGCTGGGCACCAACGGCATCAACGCCATCGCGGGCCTGTCCACCTCGGGCACCACCGTGCTGGCACTGCCGATCGCCAAGCCGGGCCTGTACAAGGCCGCCGCGGCCTACAGCGGCTGCGCGCAGACCAGTGACCCGGTGGGTTCGGAGTTCGTCAAGCTGACCGTCGAGACCTGGGGCGGCGGCGACACCGAGAACATGTGGGGTCCGCAGGGCTCGGAGGAGTGGGTCAAGAACGATCCGTACGTCAACGCCGAGGGCCTGCGCGGGCTGGAGCTCTACATCTCCACCGGCAACGGCATCCCCGGCCCGTACGACACCCTCAACGGCCCCTACGCGCTGCCCGGTTCCTACGGTCTGGCCAACCAGATCCTGATCGGCGGCGTCATCGAGGCGGGCACCAACTACTGCACGAACAACCTCAAGACCCGACTCGACGAGCTGGGCATCCCGGCCACCTACAACTTCCGTCCCAACGGCACCCACTCGTGGGGCTACTGGAACGAGGAGTTCCCGAAGTCCTGGCCGGTGCTGGCCAAGGGCCTCGGCCTGTGA
- a CDS encoding SDR family oxidoreductase — MTSLVTGATGFIGRFLVPALLRRGDTVHVLVPPDERGRYDTCARDWAGGERVRPVEADLDRVDPAWVRAHRGDIEHVFHLDPAAGAAQHAIALAAGLDAARLHHVSTVEISGDHHGAFTEDMFDVGQTLRPAQRVHLDAERAVRASGLDWRIYRPAIVIGHSRTGEIDRAGSAQRFFRMLRMAAQLPRLLPVLVPRLGETNMVPVDFVVAALDHLAHAPGGQHTTFHLVDPVRTRAVDALNLFADEAGAPHLVEVMPKDTLRAVLRLPGAQRMLPSVGIDPPVLEHNEFGCWFDRANTTAGLAGTDITVPPLADYAPRIWKYWTENGA; from the coding sequence ATGACTTCTCTGGTCACCGGGGCCACCGGATTCATCGGCCGATTCCTCGTGCCCGCGCTGCTGCGCCGTGGCGACACCGTGCACGTACTGGTTCCGCCGGACGAGCGCGGCCGGTACGACACCTGCGCGCGCGATTGGGCGGGCGGCGAACGGGTACGGCCGGTCGAGGCCGATCTCGACCGCGTCGACCCGGCCTGGGTGCGCGCGCACCGCGGGGACATCGAGCACGTCTTCCACCTCGACCCCGCCGCCGGCGCCGCCCAGCACGCGATCGCGCTCGCCGCCGGATTGGATGCGGCCCGCCTGCACCATGTTTCGACGGTGGAGATCTCCGGCGATCACCACGGGGCCTTCACCGAGGACATGTTCGACGTCGGGCAGACCCTGCGCCCGGCCCAGCGCGTCCACCTCGACGCCGAACGCGCCGTCCGCGCCAGCGGCCTGGACTGGCGGATCTACCGGCCCGCCATCGTGATCGGTCACTCCCGCACCGGGGAGATCGACCGGGCGGGCAGCGCCCAGCGGTTCTTCCGGATGCTGCGGATGGCGGCCCAGCTGCCACGGCTGCTGCCGGTGCTCGTGCCACGGCTCGGCGAAACCAACATGGTGCCGGTGGATTTCGTCGTCGCGGCGCTGGATCATCTCGCCCACGCCCCGGGCGGGCAGCACACCACCTTCCACCTGGTCGACCCGGTCCGCACCCGCGCGGTCGACGCGCTGAACCTCTTCGCCGACGAAGCCGGCGCCCCGCACCTGGTGGAGGTGATGCCCAAGGACACCCTGCGCGCGGTGCTGCGGCTGCCGGGCGCACAACGGATGCTGCCGAGCGTGGGCATCGACCCGCCGGTGCTCGAGCACAACGAATTCGGCTGCTGGTTCGACCGCGCCAACACCACGGCCGGGCTGGCGGGCACCGACATCACCGTGCCGCCACTGGCCGACTACGCGCCGCGCATCTGGAAGTACTGGACCGAGAACGGCGCGTGA
- a CDS encoding enoyl-CoA hydratase has translation MSTTESASAAPATAGFSAVQDGRILRVTITNPKRKNAIDYDTMVALGDTFLAAAQDRAVRAIVLTGEGGDFCTGADLSASAAESQRGITSDMVMDAANRLVRAIVDAPVPVIVSIKGAAAGVGVGIALAADLVYAAEDSYLLLAFINIGLMPDGGAAALVAAAAGRPLASRMALLGERLPATEAARAGLFTAVLPATELDAAVEAAAQKIATGPRRALELTKRALNQATLAALDETLATEKAGQTELLQSPDFAEGATAMLTKRKPVFAD, from the coding sequence ATGAGCACTACCGAATCCGCGTCCGCAGCGCCGGCCACAGCCGGTTTCTCGGCGGTTCAGGACGGCAGGATCCTGCGCGTCACCATCACCAATCCCAAGCGGAAGAACGCCATCGACTACGACACGATGGTCGCGCTCGGCGACACGTTCCTGGCGGCGGCGCAGGACCGCGCCGTCCGGGCGATCGTACTCACCGGCGAGGGCGGGGATTTCTGCACCGGCGCCGACCTGTCCGCCTCGGCGGCCGAGAGCCAACGCGGCATCACCTCCGACATGGTGATGGACGCGGCCAACCGGCTGGTGCGCGCGATCGTGGACGCGCCGGTGCCGGTGATCGTCTCGATCAAGGGCGCCGCCGCGGGAGTGGGTGTGGGCATCGCGCTGGCCGCCGATCTCGTCTACGCGGCCGAGGATTCCTACCTGCTACTGGCGTTCATCAACATCGGCCTGATGCCCGACGGCGGCGCGGCCGCGCTCGTCGCCGCCGCGGCGGGCCGCCCGCTGGCCTCGCGGATGGCGCTGCTGGGCGAGCGGCTGCCCGCGACCGAGGCCGCGCGGGCCGGGCTGTTCACCGCGGTGCTGCCCGCGACCGAGCTCGACGCCGCCGTCGAAGCCGCCGCGCAGAAGATCGCCACCGGTCCGCGCCGGGCGCTCGAGCTGACCAAGCGGGCACTGAACCAGGCGACGCTGGCCGCGCTGGACGAGACCCTCGCCACCGAGAAGGCCGGGCAGACCGAACTGCTCCAGTCGCCGGACTTCGCGGAGGGCGCCACCGCGATGCTCACCAAGCGCAAGCCGGTCTTCGCCGACTGA